The following proteins are co-located in the Mycolicibacterium goodii genome:
- a CDS encoding bifunctional FO biosynthesis protein CofGH, with translation MALNSEHGADLGVPMVPPQAGTPTPAALRRVLRRARDGVALNVEEAAIAMTARGEDLADLCASAARVRDAGLTSAGRRGPNGRLPVSYSRKVFIPVTHLCRDTCHYCTFVTVPGKLRAQGIGMYMEPDEILEVARQGAELGCKEALFTLGDRPEARWDEARQWLDERGYDSTLDYVRAMAIRVLEETGLLPHLNPGVMSWSELSRLKPVAPSMGMMLETTSRRLFDTRGEAHYGSPDKDPAVRLRTLDDAGRLSIPFTTGLLVGIGETLAERAETMHAIRRSHKEFGHVQEVIVQNFRAKDHTAMASTPDADIDDFLATIAVTRLVLGPKMRIQAPPNLVSREECLALIGAGVDDWGGVSPLTPDHVNPERPWPALDELAEVTAEAGYDLVQRLTAQPQYVQAGAAWIDPRVRGHVDALADPDTGYALDVNPVGRPWQEPDEASESLGRTDLHTAIDAEGRLTDTRSDLDSAFGDWESIREKVSELAARAPERIDTDVLSALRSAERDPGGCSDDEYLALATADGPALEAVTALADSLRRDAVGDDVTFVVNRNINFTNICYTGCRFCAFAQRKGDADAYSLSVDEVADRAWEAHVAGATEVCMQGGIDPELPVTGYADLVRAVKKRVPSMHVHAFSPMEIANGVTRSGVSIREWLTALREAGLDTIPGTAAEILDDEVRWVLTKGKLPTSMWIEVITTAHEVGLRSSSTMMYGHVDQPRHWVGHLNVIKSIQDRTGGFTEFVPLPFVHQSSPLYLAGGARPGPTHRDNRAVHALARIMLHGRIDHIQTSWVKLGVERTQVMLRGGANDLGGTLMEETISRMAGSENGSAKTVEELVAIAEGIGRPARQRTTTYAPLAA, from the coding sequence GTGGCTTTGAACTCCGAGCATGGCGCCGATCTGGGTGTCCCCATGGTCCCACCGCAAGCCGGAACGCCGACCCCCGCAGCTCTGCGACGTGTGTTGCGTCGAGCCCGCGACGGGGTGGCCCTCAACGTGGAAGAAGCCGCCATCGCGATGACGGCGCGCGGCGAGGACCTCGCCGATCTGTGCGCGAGCGCGGCCCGGGTGCGAGACGCCGGCCTCACCTCGGCGGGGCGGCGCGGCCCGAACGGTCGGCTGCCGGTGAGTTACTCGCGCAAGGTGTTCATCCCGGTGACGCACCTGTGCCGGGACACCTGCCATTACTGCACCTTCGTGACCGTGCCCGGCAAGCTGCGCGCGCAGGGCATCGGCATGTACATGGAGCCTGACGAGATCCTGGAGGTTGCCCGTCAAGGCGCCGAACTGGGTTGCAAAGAGGCGCTTTTCACCCTCGGTGACCGCCCGGAGGCGCGGTGGGACGAGGCCCGGCAGTGGCTCGATGAGCGTGGATACGACTCGACGCTGGACTATGTGCGGGCGATGGCGATCCGGGTGCTCGAGGAGACCGGACTGCTGCCGCACCTCAACCCGGGCGTCATGAGCTGGTCGGAGCTGTCGCGGCTCAAGCCGGTCGCCCCGTCCATGGGCATGATGCTGGAGACCACGTCGCGCCGGCTGTTCGACACCAGAGGCGAGGCGCATTACGGCAGCCCGGACAAGGATCCCGCGGTCCGGCTGCGCACGCTCGACGACGCCGGCCGGTTGTCCATCCCGTTCACCACGGGACTGCTCGTCGGCATCGGTGAGACACTGGCCGAACGTGCCGAGACCATGCACGCGATCCGGCGCTCGCACAAGGAATTCGGGCACGTGCAGGAAGTGATCGTGCAGAACTTCCGCGCCAAGGACCACACGGCGATGGCGTCGACCCCCGACGCCGACATCGACGATTTCCTCGCGACCATCGCGGTGACCCGGCTGGTGCTGGGCCCGAAGATGCGGATCCAGGCGCCGCCGAACCTGGTGTCGCGCGAGGAATGTCTGGCGCTCATCGGCGCAGGCGTCGACGACTGGGGTGGGGTGTCGCCGCTGACGCCCGACCACGTGAATCCCGAAAGGCCCTGGCCCGCCTTGGATGAGCTGGCCGAGGTGACCGCGGAGGCCGGCTACGACCTGGTGCAGCGCCTGACCGCGCAGCCGCAGTACGTGCAGGCCGGGGCGGCATGGATCGACCCGCGGGTGCGTGGTCACGTCGACGCGCTGGCCGATCCCGATACCGGGTATGCGCTCGACGTCAATCCGGTCGGTCGGCCGTGGCAGGAGCCCGACGAGGCCTCCGAGTCGCTGGGCCGCACCGACCTGCACACCGCGATCGATGCCGAAGGCCGGTTGACCGACACCCGAAGCGATCTCGACAGTGCGTTCGGCGACTGGGAATCCATCCGGGAGAAGGTCTCCGAACTCGCCGCACGTGCCCCAGAACGCATCGACACCGACGTGCTGTCGGCGCTGCGCTCGGCCGAGCGCGATCCGGGCGGCTGCAGCGACGACGAGTACCTGGCGTTGGCGACCGCTGACGGCCCGGCCCTGGAAGCCGTTACCGCGCTGGCTGATTCACTGCGTCGCGACGCCGTGGGTGATGACGTGACGTTCGTGGTCAACCGCAACATCAACTTCACCAACATCTGCTACACCGGCTGCCGGTTCTGCGCGTTCGCGCAGCGCAAGGGCGATGCCGACGCGTATTCGCTGTCGGTCGACGAGGTGGCCGACCGTGCCTGGGAGGCACACGTGGCAGGCGCCACCGAGGTGTGCATGCAGGGCGGCATCGACCCCGAACTGCCGGTCACCGGGTACGCCGATCTGGTGCGCGCGGTCAAGAAGCGTGTCCCGTCGATGCACGTGCACGCCTTCTCGCCCATGGAGATCGCCAACGGCGTCACCCGCAGCGGCGTGTCGATCCGCGAATGGCTGACCGCACTGCGCGAGGCCGGGCTCGACACCATCCCCGGCACGGCGGCCGAGATCCTCGACGACGAGGTCCGCTGGGTGCTCACCAAGGGCAAGCTGCCCACCTCGATGTGGATCGAGGTGATCACCACCGCGCACGAGGTAGGGCTGCGGTCGAGTTCGACGATGATGTACGGCCACGTCGACCAGCCGCGGCACTGGGTCGGGCACCTCAACGTCATCAAGTCGATCCAGGACCGCACCGGCGGGTTCACCGAGTTCGTGCCGCTGCCGTTCGTGCACCAGTCCTCGCCGCTGTACCTGGCCGGCGGCGCCCGGCCGGGCCCGACGCACCGCGACAACCGGGCCGTGCACGCGCTGGCCCGGATCATGTTGCACGGCAGGATCGACCACATCCAGACCAGCTGGGTGAAGCTCGGTGTGGAGCGCACGCAGGTCATGCTGCGCGGCGGCGCCAACGACCTCGGCGGCACGCTCATGGAGGAGACCATCTCCCGCATGGCCGGCTCCGAGAACGGCTCGGCCAAGACTGTGGAAGAGCTCGTCGCGATCGCCGAGGGTATCGGCCGTCCCGCCCGCCAGCGCACCACCACCTACGCGCCTCTGGCTGCTTAA
- a CDS encoding YceI family protein, producing the protein MTVAVATDLTAGTWAIDPVHSSISFSVRHLVVSKVRGTFGAFSGAITVAEDGTPSVSAEIAVDSVNTGNEQRDEHLKSADYFDVEKFPVATFVSTGVTQRGDGYVLDGDFTLKGITKPVSLELEFNGVNPGMGHGAVAGFEASVVLNRKDFGIDIDMPLETGGAVVGENITITLNIEALKQA; encoded by the coding sequence ATGACCGTTGCCGTAGCCACCGACCTGACCGCGGGCACATGGGCGATCGACCCCGTCCACTCGTCGATCAGCTTCTCGGTCCGCCATCTGGTCGTCAGCAAGGTGCGGGGTACGTTCGGCGCGTTCAGCGGCGCAATCACCGTGGCCGAGGACGGCACGCCGTCGGTAAGCGCGGAGATCGCGGTCGACTCGGTCAATACCGGCAACGAACAGCGCGACGAGCACCTCAAGTCGGCCGACTACTTCGACGTCGAGAAATTCCCGGTCGCGACGTTCGTGTCCACCGGCGTCACGCAGCGCGGTGACGGCTACGTGCTCGACGGTGACTTCACCCTCAAGGGCATCACCAAGCCGGTGAGCCTTGAGCTGGAGTTCAACGGTGTCAACCCGGGCATGGGCCATGGCGCGGTCGCCGGCTTCGAAGCGTCGGTTGTGCTCAACCGCAAGGATTTCGGCATCGACATCGACATGCCCCTGGAGACCGGCGGAGCCGTCGTCGGCGAGAACATCACCATCACCCTCAACATCGAGGCGCTCAAGCAGGCCTGA